A segment of the Sphingobacterium oryzagri genome:
AGGTTAGAAACTTGCTTTTTAATCTATTTTGACGTCTTTTACGGTCTTCGCTGCTGCCGGATCTTTAGGCACAATAACCGTCAATACACCATCTTCAAAGCTTGCGTGGATCGTTTCCGTAAGCACTTCGTCGTTCAGTTGGAACGTGCGACGGAAAGCGCTTGGCCAATATTCCTGATGTATATAGGAAGCTTCTTGTGACGCCATTGTTTCTTCATACGAGATCGTCAATAGATTGTCTTGCAATTCGATCTTGAAAGCGTCCTTTTTCCGGCCCGCTGCAAACAATTGGATTTCAAAGTATGCAGCTTGTTCTCGGATATTTGCTGCTACACCTGCTTGCTGTGCGTGCTGATGGCGTTTCGGAAATCCCGTTTCTTCGTCGAAAAAATGCTGTCTGAACTTCTCGAATTTCTCACTAAAATTACTTTTACAAAATGCACCGTTGTGTTGATCTGTGCCCGTATGGCTATATTTTCTATACATGATTTTTTATTTTAAAAATGTTTTTAATGGGTTGATAAAATTAATGAATGGGGATGATGGCTACTTGCGCACGCTTTGCTCCAACTGGAACGATCCCGCTAGCTGTATCGACAGCAACGTGTAAGCGAATGGCTTGGTCTGTAGAGTCGAATCGTTGCGTTGGCACTTTTTTGCGCATCGCTTTTTTACGAATCCGCGACAGCACAAGTGCACCTATAGCTAAAGTTAACGTAAGCATTGCTAAAATTTTGAATATCGTTACGATAAAGAAGCTAATGATGCCGACGACGAGCGTCAGTCCAATCAATCTTGGCAATATAAATCTGATTTTATTTTTCATGTTATTTTCTTTTTTAATTTTTAAAGGCCTTTGTAGTAGTAGACGCGTTATGGCTATTAATACTTTAATAAATTAAATATTTTTTAAGGATTAGTTCTTCCGGGAGCTTGCTTATTAAAGCCGTGACACGACGAGCGGCGTTTTGCATCGGCTTTGATACTAGTGGAAGATCGCTTCGGTAAACACCCCCGTGATTACGACGCTTTTGTTTCTGGGTCAATGAAAATTTTCGACTATCGCTTGCCAAAAAAATGAAAGCATCTGCCTTTTTGCGTTTGTCCGTCGAAAGTAAATCCCCCGCTCCGTAAACAAAAAAAAGCAGTCTCCTTCGGATGGATATTGGAATATGGCCGCGGCCAAACGGCAGAGAGGTTTAAAAGAAGGGAGATTATGCGACTTCGCCAGAGTATATAACATTTTGATTAGCAGCTAAAAACAAACGGGAAAATCAGATGATTTTCCCGTTTGTTTTTAGTTGAACTGTTTAACATTTGAAACGTTCGTCAAATCGTCGTCGCCACTCACTTTTTAATTTTTCGCGATCTTCGTCGGAAAGATGCTCGTCTACAGCTCGATCTCTGCGAAAACCATTTTTAGGTTTCGAAAAGCCGCGGCCGAAAAGAATACGCGATAAGATAAACAGTCCGAAAGCTTGCCAATAGCTAATCGCTTTCAGTTCAAAAATATCGGTCATCAGCGTGTTCCAAAGGTATTGAAGCAGGGCTACCAGCAAGCCTACACCTACGACGATAGCGATAAATACGAAAAACATTTTGGCTTTTTTCTTGCCTTGCATTGTGCGTCCCATGATCTTATCTTTTAATATTTTAACTCTTCGTATAAACTCCGTAAGCGTAAACGAAGGTGTTTTACAGCATAGCCTTTGCGGCTGATGATGGTTTTTAAATTTTCGTTTTCCAAGTCAGCTATCTCTTGCAAGGTCTTATCCTCAATTTCGTTGAGTACAAACACCTTACGCTGCTTTTCCGGCAGTTCATCAAGCGCCTTCATGAGCTCATCCCAGAAAATATCTTTAAACAATTTCAACTCCGGATTTTGCGAATCATCGGCCAGTAAGAACTCCCGAATGGGGAAATTATCCGCATCTTCGTCTTGCTCCAACATTCCATCGAGCGGCTCTTCTTTTCGTTTACGGTAGCTATCCGTGATCTTGTTTCGCGTCACAGCATACAACCATGCACCGACATTTTCCAGCTCTTCCATATTGGTCAACCGACTGAATTGATACCAAACTTCTTGCAAAATATCTTCTGCATCCTCGTCCTTTTTCACCTTTCCCTTGACAAAACGCAGCAGCTGACCTCCGTAAGTCTTGATAGATTCCGTGATGGATTTGGATTTATTATCTGCCATGTGTATGTGCTGTACTACGTCCATATGTTGATAGACGTAGCTTCCGATTATTTACTTTAAAAATAAGGATTAAAAAATCAAAAAAATGCACGGCCTGTTTTTCTCGATCACCGAGGTTTAGCAATAGCGCAGTCCTGCAAAGAATTTTTGTTTTAACCACACCATTTGCTCCCTGGATTGTTATATATACAAATCAAAAATAGTAAATCTTATGAAACGTAAAGCATCAGCCGTATGGAACGGCACGGTAAAAGAAGGAAACGGACATTTGACGACCCAAAGCACAGTATTAAATGAGACACAATATTCGTTCAACAGTCGTTTTGAAGACGGCATTGGCACCAACCCCGAAGAATTACTGGCCGCCGCTCATGCAGGTTGTTTCACTATGAAACTTAGTGCCGATTTGACGGAAGCCGGATTCACACCAGAACAATTGGAAACCACGGCTGTCATTACGCTTGACAATGGTAAAATTACGAAATCAGAGCTTACTTTGAATGCCAAAGTGCCGGGTATAGCCGACGATCAATTTCAAGAAATTGCTAAAAGCGCAAAAGAAAATTGTCCGGTGAGTGGTGCGTTCAGCTTTGAACTCAGTTTAAGTGCTACACTAGCCGCATCTTAATAAAATTTTATGACCGATTGAAAAGCGCGTGCTTTCAATCGGTCATAAAAAAAAGTATACGACGGTACTGTCTAAAAAGATAATCGGTCTACTTCAACAGGCGTTGTGATGAGGAAGTGCAACAAAGTAAGCTTATTCTTACTTTGTAAAAGTTAGTGTCCTAAAGAGCTGCCGCCAACGATCTTCGCCATTCCCCCCACTCTCAGTGAAAAAGATTAATCAATTTCAGCGGATACCTTAAAGCAACATACCGCCAGAGGCTTCGATACGTTGCCCATTTATCCAACCGGCCTCCGCTCCACAAAGAAACGCTACAATAGCGCCGATATCTTCCGGCAGGCCGACCCGCCCTAACGCAGTAGCCGAAGCGATATTGGCATTGATCGCTTTGTTATCGCGCGTGCGTCCTCCACC
Coding sequences within it:
- a CDS encoding Hsp20/alpha crystallin family protein, giving the protein MYRKYSHTGTDQHNGAFCKSNFSEKFEKFRQHFFDEETGFPKRHQHAQQAGVAANIREQAAYFEIQLFAAGRKKDAFKIELQDNLLTISYEETMASQEASYIHQEYWPSAFRRTFQLNDEVLTETIHASFEDGVLTVIVPKDPAAAKTVKDVKID
- a CDS encoding RNA polymerase sigma factor, translated to MADNKSKSITESIKTYGGQLLRFVKGKVKKDEDAEDILQEVWYQFSRLTNMEELENVGAWLYAVTRNKITDSYRKRKEEPLDGMLEQDEDADNFPIREFLLADDSQNPELKLFKDIFWDELMKALDELPEKQRKVFVLNEIEDKTLQEIADLENENLKTIISRKGYAVKHLRLRLRSLYEELKY
- a CDS encoding OsmC family protein, with the translated sequence MKRKASAVWNGTVKEGNGHLTTQSTVLNETQYSFNSRFEDGIGTNPEELLAAAHAGCFTMKLSADLTEAGFTPEQLETTAVITLDNGKITKSELTLNAKVPGIADDQFQEIAKSAKENCPVSGAFSFELSLSATLAAS